A region of Nitrospirota bacterium DNA encodes the following proteins:
- the ruvA gene encoding Holliday junction branch migration protein RuvA — protein sequence MIGSLRGKIISKKPDHLLIEAYGVGYQVHVPLNILSRLPHEGQEAFLYIYTHVREDAIQLFGFHAEDEKKIFTTLLGITGVGPKLALSVLSGLSLEEFLTALETEDVAMLCRIPGLGKKTAQRLILELREKLPAVSGSKDKVFDDALSALVNLGYKKNIAQEFLEPVYKQGHTDIETLIREVLKLMSEKKHG from the coding sequence ATGATCGGTTCGCTCAGAGGCAAAATAATCTCAAAAAAGCCTGACCATCTTCTTATCGAGGCTTATGGCGTCGGATATCAGGTGCATGTTCCGTTAAACATCCTTTCCCGCCTGCCCCATGAAGGACAGGAGGCCTTTCTTTATATTTATACCCATGTGCGCGAAGATGCCATTCAACTGTTCGGTTTTCATGCCGAGGATGAGAAAAAGATCTTCACCACCCTCCTGGGCATCACCGGCGTAGGGCCGAAGCTGGCGCTGAGCGTGCTTTCCGGCCTTTCCCTTGAGGAATTTTTGACCGCCCTTGAGACTGAGGACGTTGCCATGCTCTGCAGGATTCCGGGGCTGGGCAAGAAGACCGCGCAGAGGCTCATCCTTGAACTGAGGGAAAAATTGCCTGCCGTGTCGGGCTCAAAAGACAAGGTGTTTGACGATGCACTGTCCGCTCTCGTCAATCTCGGGTACAAGAAGAACATAGCACAGGAGTTCCTGGAGCCTGTGTATAAGCAGGGACATACGGATATTGAAACACTCATCAGGGAAGTGCTGAAGCTCATGTCAGAGAAAAAACATGGATGA
- a CDS encoding epoxyqueuosine reductase QueH — translation MKLLMHICCSNCSIHPLQNLLLKGMDITGYWFNPNIHPYTEYTARLESLMKLGRLWNLDIEYEDDYCLDYFLKSVSGKGPERCAVCYEMRLDRTAQAAKKMNFDGFTTSLLVSPYQKFDGIIEQGQKAAKRHGVTFLAEDFRSGWKTAQNMSRELELYRQKYCGCIYSEMERYTQDKKRRKKPAP, via the coding sequence ATGAAACTTCTCATGCATATCTGCTGTTCGAACTGCAGCATTCATCCTCTCCAGAACCTGCTCCTGAAGGGCATGGACATAACAGGCTACTGGTTCAATCCCAACATCCACCCGTACACGGAATATACGGCAAGGCTCGAGTCACTCATGAAGCTTGGCAGGCTCTGGAACCTTGATATCGAATACGAGGATGATTATTGCCTGGATTATTTTCTGAAGTCGGTCTCCGGCAAAGGACCGGAACGCTGTGCTGTCTGTTACGAGATGCGGCTTGACAGAACAGCTCAGGCGGCAAAAAAGATGAACTTCGACGGCTTCACGACATCGCTCCTCGTAAGCCCCTATCAGAAGTTTGATGGTATAATAGAGCAAGGCCAAAAAGCGGCAAAACGGCATGGCGTTACATTCCTCGCTGAAGATTTCAGATCCGGATGGAAGACAGCCCAGAACATGTCCCGCGAACTTGAACTCTACCGCCAGAAATACTGCGGCTGCATTTATTCAGAGATGGAACGTTACACGCAGGATAAAAAAAGGAGAAAAAAACCGGCACCATGA
- the ruvB gene encoding Holliday junction branch migration DNA helicase RuvB yields MDEHHIDNPEIAGRLVNPGAAEEETALDVNLRPGSLDEFVGQDKLRENLKIFITAANQRKEPLDHLLFCGPPGLGKTTLAHIISNELKVSIKSTSGPMLERAGDIAAILTNLSERDILFIDEIHRLPRIVEEVLYPAMEDYQLDIIIGQGPNARTLKLNLPKFTLIGATTRTGLLTSPLRDRFGIVTRLGFYSYDELEKIITRSANILKVSIEKNAALEIARRSRGTPRIANRLLKRIRDFAQVLGDGTIDLAITKSSLLSLEVDERGLDDMDRKLLLTIIEKFNGGPAGVDAISASLREDRETIEDVYEPYLLQEGLLERTPRGRLATRTAFEHLGKTIPSGLF; encoded by the coding sequence ATGGATGAACATCATATAGACAATCCTGAGATCGCGGGCAGGCTCGTCAACCCCGGAGCCGCAGAAGAGGAGACAGCCCTTGACGTCAACCTCAGGCCGGGCTCCCTTGACGAGTTCGTGGGCCAGGACAAGCTCAGGGAAAATCTCAAGATATTCATCACTGCCGCAAACCAGAGGAAAGAACCGCTCGACCATCTGCTGTTCTGCGGGCCGCCTGGCCTCGGAAAAACAACACTCGCGCATATCATATCCAACGAACTGAAGGTAAGCATCAAATCAACGTCAGGCCCCATGCTCGAACGTGCAGGCGATATTGCGGCGATCCTGACCAATCTCTCTGAACGGGATATCCTCTTCATCGACGAGATCCACCGGCTTCCCCGCATTGTTGAAGAGGTGCTCTATCCGGCAATGGAAGATTATCAGCTTGACATCATCATCGGCCAGGGCCCGAATGCGCGGACACTGAAGCTGAATCTTCCCAAATTCACGCTTATCGGCGCAACAACAAGGACAGGCCTGCTCACCTCGCCGCTCAGGGACCGCTTCGGCATCGTAACCAGGCTTGGGTTCTATTCCTATGATGAACTCGAAAAGATCATTACCCGCTCGGCAAACATCCTCAAGGTATCGATAGAAAAGAACGCGGCACTTGAAATAGCGCGCCGTTCCCGCGGCACACCCCGCATCGCCAACCGGCTCTTGAAAAGGATCAGGGACTTTGCCCAGGTGCTGGGAGACGGCACGATCGATCTCGCCATAACAAAAAGCTCGCTGCTCTCCCTTGAGGTTGATGAGAGGGGACTGGACGATATGGACAGAAAACTTCTGCTCACGATCATCGAGAAGTTCAATGGAGGCCCTGCAGGCGTTGATGCGATCTCTGCATCTCTCAGGGAGGACCGGGAAACCATCGAGGATGTGTACGAGCCGTATCTGCTTCAGGAAGGTCTGCTCGAACGGACACCGCGCGGCAGACTCGCAACACGGACTGCCTTCGAACATCTCGGCAAGACCATCCCCAGCGGCCTTTTTTAA
- the argH gene encoding argininosuccinate lyase, with protein MRMKKLWAGRFTQQTSGTVESFTESISFDKKLWKHDITGSIAHARMLARQRIITKKEADAIVAGLEQIAAKIGKGSFPFSSQLEDIHMNIESALTEKVGDAGKRLHTARSRNDQVAVDLRLYLKDEIQKIILLLRRLQKTFVTLAEKHQNTVMPGYTHLQRAQPVLLGHHLLAYVEMFQRDRDRFQDCLKRADVCPLGACALSGTSLPTDRAYTAKLLGFREVSGNSIDSVSDRDFALEFLSCAAIAMMHLSRLAEELILWSTEEFRFIEISDRFTTGSSIMPQKKNPDVAELMRGKTGRVYGNLITLLTLMKGLPLAYNRDMQEDKLPVFDSVETLHACLAVLDEMMKEVKFNTARLAETAGEGYSTATDIAEYLVRKGVPFREAHEITGRIVLSCITKNKKLTDLSLKELSAFSPKISGDIIPVLDPAVSIRSRTSFGGTSPSEVKRQIRHYKKILK; from the coding sequence ATCCGAATGAAGAAACTCTGGGCAGGCAGGTTCACGCAGCAGACATCGGGAACGGTAGAGTCCTTTACCGAGTCGATCTCCTTTGATAAAAAGCTCTGGAAGCATGACATCACCGGCAGTATTGCCCATGCCAGGATGCTGGCCCGGCAGCGCATCATAACAAAAAAAGAGGCAGATGCCATCGTGGCAGGGCTTGAACAGATCGCAGCAAAGATCGGGAAAGGCTCATTCCCATTCTCCTCTCAACTTGAAGATATCCATATGAATATCGAATCAGCCCTGACAGAAAAGGTCGGGGACGCGGGCAAGCGGCTCCATACCGCACGCTCCAGGAACGATCAGGTGGCTGTTGACCTGCGGCTCTATCTGAAAGATGAAATACAGAAGATCATCCTGTTGCTGCGGCGACTGCAAAAGACATTTGTCACATTGGCAGAGAAGCATCAGAATACGGTCATGCCGGGATATACCCATCTCCAGAGGGCACAGCCGGTCCTCCTCGGCCATCATCTGCTGGCTTATGTTGAGATGTTCCAGAGGGACAGGGACCGTTTTCAGGACTGTCTGAAACGCGCTGACGTCTGCCCGCTCGGGGCCTGCGCTCTGTCAGGCACGTCACTGCCCACGGACAGGGCGTACACGGCGAAATTGCTGGGCTTCAGGGAAGTTTCGGGCAACAGTATCGACAGCGTCTCTGACAGGGACTTTGCACTCGAATTCCTTTCCTGCGCTGCGATCGCCATGATGCACCTTTCCCGGCTTGCCGAAGAATTGATCCTCTGGTCAACAGAGGAGTTCCGCTTCATCGAAATATCCGACCGGTTCACAACCGGTTCGAGCATCATGCCGCAGAAGAAGAACCCTGATGTTGCAGAATTGATGCGCGGCAAGACCGGCCGTGTCTATGGCAATCTTATAACGCTTTTGACCCTGATGAAAGGCCTTCCCCTTGCATACAACCGGGACATGCAGGAAGACAAGCTGCCTGTCTTCGACTCGGTCGAGACGCTTCATGCCTGCCTCGCGGTGCTTGACGAGATGATGAAAGAAGTGAAGTTCAACACCGCGCGACTTGCAGAGACAGCCGGAGAGGGATATTCCACAGCCACGGACATCGCAGAGTATCTGGTCAGAAAAGGCGTTCCGTTCAGGGAGGCGCATGAGATCACCGGCAGGATCGTGCTCTCCTGCATCACGAAGAATAAGAAGCTGACCGACCTTTCGCTGAAAGAGCTCTCAGCTTTCTCTCCGAAGATATCCGGGGATATCATCCCTGTTCTCGACCCTGCTGTATCGATCAGGTCTCGGACATCGTTCGGCGGCACATCACCGTCAGAAGTGAAGAGACAGATCAGACATTATAAAAAAATACTGAAATGA
- a CDS encoding DUF58 domain-containing protein, with product MKLTREGKRFLLAAVLIAVAAINTGNNLIYLILSLMLSFIALSYLILRLNLAKLVLEVSIEGPVFAEEQVRIELRMHNNKKVPVYSVIITAEDAVAPVYCAQISGHGVFREKMVLVFRKRGLYGHRDFLVQSGFPFILFRKSMSVNVSGQVLVYPKLRDVREMQEVTAGRQEEGVVAVRGRGDEVHSLRAYQHGDDWRRIHWKASAKLEGFLIREYAEYASQKITILLDNLLPHDDMHFETAVSIAASLAKQYVEAGYPVRFIAAGKSMPFGSGEEHLRSILDILAVINQEEEDADLSGIGQDGFSIAILKSAQSGLRAVAASADLVIHADTL from the coding sequence ATGAAACTCACGCGCGAGGGCAAACGCTTCCTGCTTGCTGCAGTTCTGATCGCCGTCGCTGCGATCAATACCGGTAATAATCTTATCTATCTTATCCTCTCGCTCATGCTCTCGTTTATTGCACTCTCCTATCTGATCCTCAGGCTGAACCTTGCGAAGCTCGTTCTCGAAGTATCGATCGAAGGGCCGGTGTTTGCGGAGGAGCAGGTGCGTATTGAACTGCGCATGCATAATAACAAGAAGGTCCCTGTGTACTCGGTGATCATCACTGCTGAGGATGCAGTTGCACCGGTATACTGTGCACAGATCTCCGGGCACGGCGTTTTCAGGGAGAAGATGGTATTGGTTTTCAGGAAGAGGGGACTGTATGGGCACAGGGATTTTCTTGTCCAAAGCGGCTTTCCCTTTATCCTGTTCCGCAAGAGCATGTCAGTTAACGTCTCAGGCCAGGTCCTTGTATATCCGAAGTTGCGTGATGTCAGGGAAATGCAAGAGGTTACTGCGGGGCGACAGGAAGAGGGTGTGGTGGCTGTCAGGGGCAGAGGGGACGAGGTCCATTCCCTTCGTGCGTATCAGCATGGCGATGACTGGCGGAGGATCCACTGGAAGGCATCAGCAAAGCTGGAGGGGTTTCTCATTCGGGAGTATGCCGAATATGCATCTCAAAAAATAACGATCCTGCTCGATAATCTCCTACCGCATGATGATATGCATTTCGAAACTGCGGTCTCGATCGCAGCCTCCCTGGCAAAACAGTATGTCGAAGCGGGATATCCTGTGCGGTTTATCGCAGCCGGAAAGAGCATGCCTTTCGGAAGCGGAGAGGAACATCTCCGCTCGATCCTCGATATCCTTGCAGTGATCAACCAGGAGGAAGAGGACGCAGACCTCTCCGGCATCGGGCAAGACGGTTTCTCAATTGCGATCCTGAAATCAGCAC
- a CDS encoding MoxR family ATPase, with product MQNTFIKQLQTAVESVIRGKSEAVAMAIVTLLGRGNLLIEDVPGVGKTTLAYALAKATDCAFQRIQFTSDMMPSDIIGVSIFNPESREFEFKPGPVFANIVLADEINRTSPRTQSALLEAMNERKITMDRRTLVLPDPFMVIATQNPVEYHGTFPLPESQLDRFMMQIRLGYPDPEHEKRAVAGLSGFALIEKLAPVVTKADILKMQEAADAVAVEDTVMDYLMKIIIATRSDDRIRLGSSTRGAQFLLRAAKAHAYYTGRDFIVPDDIKRLAPSVLGHRLILKTRRGIFDAEDVVRDMVESIPVPV from the coding sequence ATGCAAAATACCTTTATAAAGCAACTTCAAACTGCGGTGGAATCGGTCATCCGCGGGAAGTCGGAGGCCGTGGCAATGGCGATCGTCACGCTGCTTGGCCGTGGCAACCTGCTGATAGAGGATGTCCCTGGAGTCGGCAAGACGACCCTTGCCTATGCCCTTGCAAAGGCCACCGACTGCGCGTTTCAAAGGATCCAGTTCACCAGCGATATGATGCCCTCTGATATTATCGGCGTGAGCATCTTCAACCCTGAGAGCAGGGAGTTCGAGTTCAAGCCAGGCCCTGTGTTTGCGAATATCGTGCTTGCTGACGAGATTAACAGGACAAGTCCGAGGACCCAGTCAGCACTGCTTGAGGCAATGAACGAGCGGAAGATCACCATGGACCGCCGCACGCTTGTGCTTCCCGATCCCTTCATGGTGATCGCAACACAGAACCCTGTCGAATACCACGGGACCTTTCCTCTGCCTGAAAGTCAGCTCGACCGTTTCATGATGCAGATCAGGCTTGGGTACCCGGACCCTGAACACGAGAAGCGTGCTGTTGCCGGGTTGTCCGGCTTTGCCCTGATCGAAAAGCTTGCCCCTGTTGTAACAAAGGCGGATATCCTGAAGATGCAGGAAGCCGCGGATGCGGTTGCGGTTGAGGATACGGTCATGGACTATCTGATGAAGATCATTATTGCTACAAGAAGTGATGACAGGATCAGGCTCGGTTCAAGCACGCGCGGCGCCCAGTTCCTGCTCAGGGCAGCAAAGGCTCATGCATATTACACCGGCAGGGACTTTATCGTGCCTGATGATATAAAGCGCCTGGCACCCTCTGTTCTCGGCCACAGGCTGATCCTGAAGACCCGAAGAGGTATCTTTGACGCAGAGGATGTGGTGAGGGATATGGTCGAGAGCATTCCCGTGCCGGTCTGA
- a CDS encoding D-sedoheptulose 7-phosphate isomerase, with protein sequence MKDKILKEFNDSIDVKERFVQGHLDAIVEVSKAIAAAFNDGNKIIIFGNGGSSTDASHIAAEFVNRFKRERPGLPAIALNTDMAVITSIANDYDFSEIFARQIKSLGAEGDIAIALSTSGQSPNILKALDAAKRKKLKTVLLTGLKGEKTAAKTTYPFVVPSDNTPRVQETHITLGHVICLMVEDILFDQPRKKSL encoded by the coding sequence ATGAAAGATAAGATTCTCAAAGAATTCAATGACAGTATCGACGTAAAGGAGCGCTTTGTTCAGGGGCATCTCGACGCCATTGTCGAGGTCTCAAAGGCGATAGCGGCTGCCTTCAACGACGGCAACAAGATCATCATTTTCGGCAATGGCGGCAGCTCGACCGACGCATCGCACATCGCTGCCGAGTTCGTCAACAGGTTCAAAAGAGAACGGCCTGGTCTCCCGGCCATTGCCCTGAACACGGATATGGCAGTCATCACTTCGATCGCCAATGACTACGACTTCTCCGAGATCTTTGCCCGGCAGATCAAGTCCCTCGGAGCAGAAGGAGATATCGCCATAGCTCTCAGCACAAGCGGTCAGTCGCCGAACATCCTCAAGGCGCTTGATGCTGCAAAAAGAAAGAAACTGAAGACCGTTCTTCTTACCGGCCTTAAAGGCGAGAAAACCGCTGCAAAGACGACCTACCCCTTTGTCGTGCCTTCAGACAATACGCCAAGGGTCCAGGAAACTCATATTACGCTCGGCCATGTCATCTGCCTTATGGTCGAAGATATCCTTTTTGACCAGCCGCGAAAAAAGTCTCTCTAA
- the ruvC gene encoding crossover junction endodeoxyribonuclease RuvC, whose translation MTSREKSLSKVKILGIDPGSIRCGYGVIEIQPKGAVYVTSGTIAPSAARPLHERLRYIYEGLIAVIRNYRPDHVVVEKMFFAKSVRAAMSLGYARGIALLAAASEEIELHECSALEVKKSVVGYGKAEKEQVQKMVRLILNLQGDLAPDSADAIALALCYANTIKFNQAVMGKR comes from the coding sequence TTGACCAGCCGCGAAAAAAGTCTCTCTAAGGTGAAGATCCTCGGCATTGATCCCGGAAGTATACGATGCGGGTATGGGGTCATCGAGATCCAGCCCAAAGGGGCAGTGTATGTTACGTCCGGCACTATTGCGCCTTCAGCAGCCAGGCCCCTGCATGAACGGTTGAGATATATCTACGAAGGGCTTATCGCCGTTATCAGGAACTACCGGCCGGATCATGTTGTTGTAGAAAAGATGTTCTTTGCCAAGAGCGTAAGGGCTGCAATGAGCCTCGGATATGCCCGGGGCATCGCACTTCTCGCAGCAGCATCGGAAGAGATAGAACTGCATGAATGCAGCGCCCTTGAGGTAAAAAAATCCGTTGTGGGTTACGGCAAGGCCGAAAAAGAGCAGGTGCAGAAAATGGTCCGGCTCATTCTGAACCTTCAGGGAGACCTTGCCCCTGACAGTGCCGACGCCATCGCCCTTGCCCTCTGCTACGCAAATACGATAAAATTCAATCAGGCAGTCATGGGTAAACGGTAA